In Helianthus annuus cultivar XRQ/B chromosome 3, HanXRQr2.0-SUNRISE, whole genome shotgun sequence, a single window of DNA contains:
- the LOC110932545 gene encoding uncharacterized protein LOC110932545, with translation MADELPLWFPPMSSDDSSDSSILFFQNLIEEAELQDTGTSNQRRYIERQREEGHETLMADYFVEDPKYNEDIFRHRFRMSKRLFLKIVSDVEENDPWFVEAPDARGRKGFTPLQKVTSAIKQLATGNTPDENDEYLHMAERTSRECLEYFCDTVCKIYGPEFLRRPTSHDMALLYQAHEEKHHLPGMFGSLDCTHFVWRFCPTEKFKRQHEAARKDVERAFGVLKGKWGVLSRPMRARSVKKIRNVVYTCIILHNMILKDDGKAIAPVHIRDPPVEPALDDTVLGELINEDTHWRLKHDLIDHLASQDLPHLLADSDED, from the exons ATGGCGGATGAACTCCCGTTATGGTTCCCACCCATGAGTAGCGACGATTCATCCGATAGTAGCattcttttttttcaaaatctcatcgaaGAAGCCGAACTTCAAGATACCGGCACGTCTAACCAAAGGAGATATATTGAACGTCAACGTGAGGAGGggcatgagacactcatggcgGATTATTTTGTCGAAGACCCGAAGTACAACGAAGATATCTTTCGGCATAGGTTCCGTATGTCGAAacgtttgtttctaaaaattgtGTCCGATGTGGAAGAGAACGACCCGTGGTTTGTAGAGGCCCCCGATGCGCGAGGTAGGAAGGGCTTTACGCCCTTGCAAAAGGTGACATCGGCTATTAAACAGCTCGCAACTGGAAACACTCCAGACGAGAACGACGAGTACTTGCATATGGCCGAAAGAACTTCCCGCGAGTGCCTAGAATATTTTTGTGACACGGTTTGCAAAATATATGGTCCAGAGTTCTTACGTAGACCGACAAGCCACGACATGGCACTTTTATACCAAGCTCATGAGGAAAAACATCACCTTCCAGGTATGTTCGGTAGCCTTGATTGCACCCATTTCGTTTGGCGTTTTTGTCCGACAGA GAAATTCAAGAGGCAACATGAGGCGGCAAGAAAAGACGtcgaacgggcttttggtgttttgaagGGGAAATGGGGTGTATTGAGTCGACCGATGCGAGCAAGATCGGTTAAAAAAATTAGGAATGTCGTGTACACGTgtattattttacacaacatgattttgaaagatgatggaaaggcgatagcaccggtgcacattcgggatcctccggtcgagccggctctagacgatacggtgctgggcgagttgatcaatgaagacaCCCATTGGAGACTCAAACACGATCTCATAGATCATCTCGCAAGTCAAGATTTACCCCATCTTTTGGCCGATTCCGACGAAGACTAG